The proteins below come from a single Gordonia sp. X0973 genomic window:
- a CDS encoding DUF4190 domain-containing protein, whose product MSSHERRDDSSGSSPLDRRPAPPARPATSASGGASTPPSTRGRSWSPPAAGPPIPAPPANPTPKPGNAGADAGKQPRRRRPPAGTSDPSAAATQVANAPGKRNPSAPAAPGAVPPPLAASSSPAPGNRPGPAPGQATTVIPTTHPTAKPTGPARSGTPSGSGPGFTPPAPPAGRPPTPSLAKANQAWSAAEGGSTTSAAPPAPSPSNPYTRPKNKPAEPTSDSAGRASTQSGAKAATGPRVVEHDEAPVNKNAMPALLCSFFGISAPVGIYLGRKARREIAATGQSGDPYAVAALFIGWAYITAFALGLTTYLIFLLGGS is encoded by the coding sequence ATGAGTTCACACGAGCGCAGGGACGATTCATCGGGCAGCAGTCCGTTGGATCGACGACCCGCGCCGCCCGCTCGACCCGCGACCTCCGCCTCGGGCGGGGCCTCGACGCCACCGTCCACCCGTGGCCGGTCCTGGTCGCCTCCCGCCGCCGGTCCGCCGATCCCGGCTCCACCGGCCAATCCGACGCCCAAACCCGGCAACGCCGGGGCAGACGCGGGCAAGCAGCCGCGCCGCCGTCGACCCCCCGCCGGCACCTCCGACCCGTCCGCCGCCGCGACCCAGGTGGCCAACGCCCCGGGGAAGCGCAACCCGTCGGCTCCGGCCGCTCCCGGAGCCGTCCCCCCGCCTCTGGCCGCCAGCTCGAGCCCCGCGCCGGGGAATCGTCCGGGACCGGCCCCCGGCCAGGCGACGACCGTCATCCCCACCACCCATCCGACGGCGAAGCCGACCGGCCCGGCGCGGAGCGGAACCCCCTCCGGCTCGGGCCCCGGTTTCACGCCTCCGGCCCCGCCGGCCGGACGGCCACCCACGCCGAGTCTGGCCAAGGCGAACCAAGCCTGGTCGGCCGCCGAGGGGGGTTCGACGACGAGCGCCGCACCGCCCGCACCCTCTCCGAGCAACCCGTACACCCGGCCCAAGAACAAGCCGGCCGAGCCGACCTCCGACTCCGCCGGCCGCGCGTCGACCCAATCCGGGGCCAAGGCCGCGACCGGCCCGCGGGTCGTCGAGCACGACGAAGCACCGGTCAACAAGAACGCGATGCCCGCGCTGCTCTGTTCGTTCTTCGGGATCAGCGCCCCGGTGGGCATCTACCTGGGCCGTAAGGCGCGTCGCGAGATCGCGGCCACCGGGCAGAGCGGCGATCCCTATGCCGTCGCCGCCCTCTTCATCGGCTGGGCCTACATCACGGCCTTCGCG
- a CDS encoding peptidylprolyl isomerase produces the protein MTNTAIIHTNRGDIAVTLFPNHAPKTVANFTGLADGSKEYSTANAAGGDSGPFYDGSVFHRVIDGFMIQGGDPTGTGRGGPGYKFEDEFHPELVFDKPYLLAMANAGPGTNGSQFFITVGPTPHLNRRHTIFGEVADDQSRKVVDAIATTATGPGDRPVDEVVIESIELKD, from the coding sequence GTGACGAATACAGCGATCATCCACACCAATCGCGGCGACATCGCCGTGACCCTGTTCCCCAACCACGCGCCGAAGACCGTGGCGAACTTCACGGGCCTAGCCGACGGCTCGAAGGAGTACAGCACCGCGAACGCCGCCGGTGGTGATTCGGGACCGTTCTACGACGGCTCGGTCTTCCACCGCGTCATCGACGGCTTCATGATCCAGGGCGGCGACCCGACCGGCACCGGTCGTGGCGGCCCCGGCTACAAGTTCGAGGACGAATTCCACCCCGAACTCGTCTTCGACAAGCCCTACCTGCTGGCGATGGCCAACGCCGGACCGGGCACCAATGGCTCGCAGTTCTTCATCACCGTCGGACCGACCCCGCATCTCAACCGTCGCCACACCATTTTCGGTGAGGTCGCCGACGACCAGTCGCGCAAGGTCGTCGACGCGATCGCGACGACGGCGACCGGGCCGGGTGACCGCCCCGTCGACGAGGTCGTCATCGAGTCCATCGAGCTGAAGGACTAG
- a CDS encoding rhomboid family intramembrane serine protease, with protein sequence MRARPLVTYALIAVNVAVYAVCYAQAGTGNFYDSIDSPVFENSILRPGLVADGEYWRLLTSGFLHLSVTHIAVNMISLFILGRLIEPILGPGRFLLIYLASLFGGSAAVVAVTSASQGTAGASGAIYGLMGAMLVIVLKLKAPPGQVVAIIAINLVFSFSVPGISLVGHLGGLVFGIIATVVALYAPQAVMRLAGGMPTPELRRRATTWGWIGLCAVLAVAIALGVVLPSARGL encoded by the coding sequence GTGCGGGCCCGGCCGCTGGTCACTTACGCCCTGATCGCGGTCAACGTCGCGGTCTACGCGGTCTGCTACGCGCAGGCGGGCACCGGCAACTTCTACGATTCGATCGACTCGCCGGTATTCGAGAACTCGATCCTGCGCCCCGGCCTCGTCGCCGACGGTGAGTATTGGCGGCTGCTGACCTCGGGTTTCCTGCATCTTTCGGTGACGCACATCGCGGTGAACATGATCTCGTTGTTCATCCTCGGGCGGTTGATCGAACCGATCCTCGGGCCGGGCCGGTTCCTGTTGATCTACCTCGCCTCGTTGTTCGGCGGAAGCGCCGCGGTCGTCGCGGTGACCTCGGCCTCCCAGGGAACCGCCGGGGCCTCCGGCGCGATCTACGGGCTCATGGGGGCGATGCTGGTGATCGTCCTCAAGCTCAAGGCGCCCCCCGGTCAGGTCGTGGCGATCATCGCCATCAACCTGGTCTTCTCGTTCTCCGTGCCGGGCATCTCCCTCGTCGGCCATCTCGGCGGACTGGTCTTCGGGATCATCGCGACAGTGGTGGCGCTGTACGCGCCCCAGGCGGTGATGAGGTTGGCCGGCGGCATGCCCACACCCGAGCTGCGCCGCCGTGCGACGACTTGGGGGTGGATCGGGCTGTGCGCGGTCCTCGCGGTGGCGATCGCGCTCGGCGTCGTGTTGCCGTCGGCCCGCGGACTCTAG
- a CDS encoding PH domain-containing protein, giving the protein MNASWSTPLAFAYALLFGALVLLVGAFAAGLDPIGLILVVIAVSGLVFFGVAALRLRPRLAIGDNLLTVRTMSGQRSYTRDEVYRIRVLEMRHIGRRSSQLELDLVSTSTVDDPATEAPGDRRGDTAAGLPPEGSRLIVFGRWDLGADPRAVAQTLADAGFPVELSG; this is encoded by the coding sequence ATGAATGCGTCCTGGTCGACACCGCTGGCATTCGCCTATGCACTGCTCTTCGGCGCGCTGGTCCTGCTGGTCGGGGCATTCGCCGCCGGCCTCGACCCGATCGGTCTGATCCTGGTCGTGATCGCTGTCTCCGGCCTGGTGTTCTTCGGGGTCGCGGCCCTGCGCCTGCGCCCGCGCCTCGCCATCGGCGACAACCTGCTGACGGTGCGCACGATGTCCGGGCAGCGTTCCTACACCCGCGACGAGGTCTATCGGATCCGGGTGCTGGAGATGCGCCACATCGGGCGGCGCTCCAGCCAGCTCGAACTGGACCTGGTGAGCACCTCGACCGTCGACGACCCGGCGACCGAGGCACCCGGCGACCGTCGTGGCGACACCGCCGCCGGCCTGCCGCCGGAGGGGTCGCGGCTCATCGTGTTCGGCCGTTGGGACTTGGGCGCCGATCCGCGGGCGGTGGCACAGACCCTCGCCGACGCCGGGTTTCCCGTCGAACTATCCGGATAG
- the crgA gene encoding cell division protein CrgA, with protein sequence MPKSKVRKKTDYTISTANRTPVKVKAGPSGWLYLTVMFGLMLLGLIWLIVFYLAAQTGLYSKDGQILKWMADLGSWNFLIGFAFMVVGLLMTMKWR encoded by the coding sequence ATGCCCAAGTCAAAAGTCCGCAAGAAGACTGACTACACGATCTCCACGGCGAACCGTACTCCGGTCAAGGTCAAGGCCGGTCCGTCCGGTTGGTTGTACCTCACCGTCATGTTCGGCCTCATGCTGCTCGGCCTGATCTGGCTGATCGTCTTCTACCTCGCCGCGCAGACCGGTCTGTACAGCAAGGACGGCCAGATCCTGAAGTGGATGGCCGACCTCGGCTCGTGGAATTTCCTCATCGGCTTCGCATTCATGGTCGTCGGGTTGCTGATGACCATGAAATGGCGCTGA
- a CDS encoding aminodeoxychorismate/anthranilate synthase component II, which translates to MSQESPRILVIDNYDSFVYNLVQYLGQLGVAVDVWRNDDPALSAAPLTEIISGYDGVLLSPGPGTPERAGATMDVVRAARETRTPLLGVCLGHQAIGAVFGGTVDRAPELLHGKTSLVHHDGRGVLRGLPDPFTATRYHSLTVLPETIPEELEVTGRTENGIVMAMVHRDLPIHGVQFHPESVLTQGGHRMLANWLAVCGFDVDDALVDRLEQQLAAALG; encoded by the coding sequence GTGAGTCAGGAAAGCCCCAGGATCCTCGTCATCGACAACTACGACAGCTTCGTCTACAACTTGGTCCAGTACCTGGGCCAGCTGGGCGTGGCGGTCGACGTCTGGCGCAACGACGATCCCGCCCTGAGCGCCGCACCGCTGACCGAGATCATCTCCGGCTACGACGGTGTGCTGCTGAGTCCCGGCCCCGGGACGCCGGAGCGGGCCGGGGCGACGATGGACGTCGTGCGGGCCGCGCGGGAAACCCGCACCCCGCTGCTGGGCGTGTGCCTGGGACATCAGGCGATCGGCGCCGTCTTCGGCGGAACCGTGGACCGTGCCCCGGAGCTGCTGCACGGCAAGACGTCGTTGGTCCACCACGACGGGCGGGGCGTGCTCCGCGGGCTGCCCGACCCGTTCACCGCGACGCGCTACCACTCGCTGACGGTGCTCCCCGAGACGATCCCGGAGGAGCTGGAGGTGACCGGGCGCACCGAGAACGGCATCGTCATGGCGATGGTTCATCGGGACCTGCCGATCCACGGGGTGCAGTTCCACCCGGAGAGCGTGCTGACGCAGGGCGGGCACCGGATGTTGGCCAATTGGCTCGCGGTGTGCGGCTTCGACGTCGATGACGCGCTCGTCGACCGCCTCGAGCAGCAACTCGCCGCGGCGCTCGGCTGA
- the pknB gene encoding Stk1 family PASTA domain-containing Ser/Thr kinase, with protein sequence MTTTPHHLSDRYQLGETLGFGGMSEVHFARDLLLNRDVAIKVLRADLARDPSFYLRFRREAQNAAKLNHPTIVQVFDTGEAQTDDGPLPFIVMEYVEGETLRDILRADGPLSERQALTWMADVAAAMDFSHRAHIVHRDMKPANVMIDRTGAVKVMDFGIARAMNDTGATMTQTSAVMGTAQYLSPEQARGLKVDPRSDIYSMGCVLFELLTGEPPFTGDSPVAVAHQHVHEDPPLPSDLRSDISPALDSVILKAISKNPENRYQTAAELRADMIRVLSGQRPSAPMIMSAAERTDLIDTGSRARVRPTPGGRHDPAAAPEADEQSVFRQRRMRALAALVAVIALVGGLLYWGFSSGSEPQHAVPKVAGQSEQDAKKSLSDAGFKVKTMQESSLEVPAGNATRSTPGSGVLTAEGSEVTLYISTGPQRQKMPDVKGKSKADAIKMLKSLGFTVIKTDKTDSPRDLIDKAVSTTPPVNADTEVNSVIVVHIGQGPKKVTIPELVGETEDQARAILKQLGVQMTVVPGDSEMPRGEVVMTSPDAGSTITDDQTVTVTVSRGNMFVVPDLVGKTPAQARAALASAGWRVSTLTQSTRSLPLGHPDNGRIVAQDPPAGSAIRKDDGVSIVVGESRLIG encoded by the coding sequence ATGACGACGACCCCGCATCACCTCTCCGATCGCTACCAGCTGGGCGAGACGCTCGGCTTCGGCGGCATGTCCGAGGTTCACTTCGCCCGCGACCTGCTGCTGAACCGGGACGTGGCCATCAAGGTGTTGCGCGCAGACCTCGCCCGGGACCCCAGCTTCTACTTGCGGTTCCGCCGCGAGGCGCAGAACGCCGCGAAGCTCAACCACCCGACGATCGTCCAGGTCTTCGACACCGGCGAGGCGCAGACCGACGACGGCCCGCTGCCCTTCATCGTCATGGAATACGTCGAGGGCGAGACGCTGCGCGACATCCTGCGCGCCGACGGCCCGCTGAGCGAGCGCCAGGCGCTGACCTGGATGGCCGACGTCGCCGCGGCGATGGACTTCTCGCACCGCGCCCACATCGTGCACCGCGACATGAAACCGGCGAACGTCATGATCGACCGCACCGGCGCGGTGAAGGTGATGGACTTCGGCATCGCGCGCGCGATGAACGACACCGGCGCGACGATGACGCAGACCTCGGCCGTCATGGGCACCGCCCAGTACCTCTCCCCGGAGCAGGCCCGCGGCCTCAAGGTGGATCCGCGCAGCGACATCTACTCGATGGGCTGCGTGTTGTTCGAGCTCCTCACGGGCGAACCGCCGTTCACCGGTGACTCACCGGTCGCCGTCGCCCACCAGCACGTGCACGAAGACCCGCCGCTGCCGTCGGATCTGCGCAGCGACATCTCGCCGGCGCTCGACTCGGTCATCCTGAAGGCGATCAGCAAGAATCCGGAGAACCGGTACCAGACGGCGGCCGAGCTGCGCGCCGACATGATCCGCGTGCTCTCGGGTCAGCGCCCGTCGGCACCGATGATCATGTCCGCGGCGGAGCGCACCGATCTGATCGACACCGGTTCACGCGCCCGGGTCCGGCCGACGCCGGGCGGGCGGCACGACCCCGCCGCCGCTCCCGAGGCCGACGAGCAGTCGGTGTTCCGGCAGCGCCGGATGCGGGCGCTGGCCGCGCTCGTCGCCGTCATCGCTCTCGTCGGCGGACTGCTGTACTGGGGATTCTCCTCCGGTTCGGAACCGCAGCACGCCGTGCCGAAGGTCGCGGGGCAGTCGGAACAGGACGCCAAGAAATCCCTCTCGGATGCGGGTTTCAAGGTGAAGACCATGCAGGAATCCAGTCTCGAGGTCCCGGCGGGCAACGCGACGCGGTCGACGCCGGGCAGCGGGGTGCTCACCGCCGAGGGCTCCGAGGTGACGCTGTACATCTCCACCGGGCCGCAGCGGCAGAAGATGCCCGACGTCAAAGGCAAATCCAAGGCCGACGCGATCAAGATGCTCAAGTCGCTCGGCTTCACGGTCATCAAGACCGACAAGACCGATTCCCCGCGCGACCTGATCGACAAGGCGGTGAGCACGACGCCGCCGGTCAACGCCGACACCGAGGTCAACTCGGTGATCGTCGTCCACATCGGCCAGGGGCCCAAGAAGGTGACGATCCCCGAGCTGGTCGGCGAGACCGAGGACCAGGCGCGGGCGATCCTCAAGCAACTGGGCGTCCAGATGACCGTCGTTCCCGGCGACTCCGAGATGCCGCGCGGCGAGGTCGTCATGACCTCGCCCGACGCCGGCAGCACGATCACCGACGATCAGACCGTCACGGTCACGGTGTCGCGCGGGAACATGTTCGTCGTGCCCGACCTGGTCGGGAAGACACCGGCCCAGGCACGCGCCGCGCTGGCCTCCGCTGGCTGGCGGGTCTCGACGTTGACCCAGTCGACGCGCTCGCTGCCGCTCGGGCATCCGGACAACGGGCGCATCGTCGCGCAGGATCCGCCGGCCGGATCGGCCATCCGCAAAGACGACGGCGTCAGCATCGTCGTCGGCGAGAGCCGCCTGATCGGCTGA
- a CDS encoding protein kinase, whose protein sequence is MTLQQGTVIADRYRLMRLIATGGMGQVWEAVDTRLNRRVAVKVLKSEYSNDPEFIGRFRTEAQTTARLNNPGIANVFDYGETPDRNDGQALAYLVMELVDGEPLNAVISRLGRLPVSNTLDMLEQTGRALQAAHEQGLIHRDVKPGNILITPTGQVKITDFGIAKAADAAPVTQTGMVMGTAQYISPEQANGDDATAASDVYSLGVVGYEALTGRRPFNGDGAITIAMKHIRETPPPLPDNLPSDVRALIESTLVKDPRQRYASGGEFADAVAAIRAGRATPAPRTAATAVAAAGAARPSSTRAAAAAARPAKPAGRPAAPKPDNGWTAGQKALAAIAVMLLLTALILVGFLVTKGGSTPSVQTSTTVVDSPETTTTTTTTSRPRHSRSTTRPAPAVPGTSTPQTTTPAPAPAPPNNNKPRPEDLPPDPGAPVAPWPPFKIPGLPG, encoded by the coding sequence ATGACGTTGCAGCAAGGAACGGTGATCGCCGACCGCTACCGCCTCATGCGCCTGATCGCCACCGGCGGCATGGGCCAGGTGTGGGAGGCCGTCGACACGCGTCTGAACCGACGGGTGGCGGTGAAGGTCCTCAAATCCGAGTACTCCAACGACCCGGAGTTCATCGGCCGGTTCCGCACCGAGGCGCAGACCACCGCGCGGCTCAACAACCCCGGCATCGCGAATGTCTTCGACTACGGCGAGACCCCTGACCGTAACGACGGGCAGGCGCTGGCCTACCTGGTGATGGAGCTGGTCGACGGGGAGCCGCTGAACGCGGTCATCTCACGGCTCGGCCGACTGCCCGTCTCCAACACCCTGGACATGCTGGAGCAGACCGGCCGCGCGCTGCAGGCCGCGCACGAGCAGGGGCTGATCCACCGCGACGTCAAGCCGGGCAACATCCTGATCACCCCCACCGGGCAGGTGAAGATCACCGACTTCGGCATCGCCAAGGCCGCCGACGCGGCTCCGGTGACGCAGACCGGCATGGTGATGGGCACGGCCCAGTACATCTCGCCGGAGCAGGCCAACGGCGACGACGCGACCGCCGCCTCCGACGTGTACTCCCTCGGCGTGGTCGGCTACGAAGCGCTGACCGGGCGCCGGCCGTTCAACGGCGACGGCGCCATCACGATCGCGATGAAGCACATCCGGGAGACGCCTCCGCCGCTGCCGGACAACCTGCCCTCCGACGTACGCGCACTGATTGAGTCGACGCTGGTCAAGGATCCACGCCAGCGCTACGCGAGCGGCGGCGAGTTCGCCGACGCGGTCGCCGCGATCCGGGCCGGGCGGGCGACTCCCGCACCGCGCACGGCGGCAACCGCGGTTGCCGCTGCCGGCGCTGCTCGGCCCAGCTCGACCCGCGCTGCGGCGGCCGCCGCACGTCCGGCCAAGCCCGCCGGCCGTCCTGCCGCACCGAAGCCGGACAACGGCTGGACCGCCGGACAGAAGGCACTGGCCGCCATCGCGGTCATGCTGCTGCTCACCGCACTGATCCTGGTCGGTTTCCTGGTCACCAAGGGCGGATCGACCCCGTCGGTCCAGACCTCGACGACCGTTGTCGACTCTCCGGAGACGACGACCACCACGACCACCACCTCACGTCCGCGCCACAGTCGGAGCACGACGCGGCCGGCGCCCGCCGTACCGGGCACCTCGACGCCGCAGACGACGACCCCGGCGCCGGCGCCCGCCCCGCCGAACAACAACAAGCCGCGCCCCGAGGACCTGCCGCCTGACCCCGGCGCGCCGGTCGCCCCGTGGCCGCCGTTCAAAATCCCAGGTCTACCGGGTTGA
- a CDS encoding penicillin-binding protein 2, with product MNKQIQRIGIFVCVLIVALLGNATYIQVFQAGKLRADPRNSRVLDDEYSRQRGAITAGSDIIALSRPTSGRFRFLRTYPEGSAEAFAPVTGYYSINYQASGIELAEDQILNGNDDRLWGQRFMAMFAGRDPRGGNVVTTIDANLQRVAYNALQNGRCTGECRGAVVAIEPSTGKILALASSPSFDPNKLASPDSQTSSSAWTKWNKAAAEPMLNRPVDQLYPPGSTFKVITTAAALRDGITPDIRLTAAASIKLPGTETTLTNYGDRPCPGAVDGTVSLTQAFAHSCNTAFVDLAVNKMKQSAQTLRETAKRFGFDEATPALPLPVRANSTIGDLDNPATLGQSAIGQYNVRTSALQNAIVAATVANGGVRMQPYMVDKLQAPDLRTLSTTSPSTVSEPITSAQAATLTSLMIDSERQSGGAVTIASKTGTAEHSEGAAGNEVPYAWYIAFGPSTNARIAVAVVVENGQLGTDTTGASVAAPIGREVINTALGGGAGR from the coding sequence ATGAACAAACAGATTCAGCGCATCGGGATCTTCGTCTGCGTCCTCATCGTCGCGCTGCTCGGCAACGCCACCTACATCCAGGTGTTCCAGGCGGGCAAGCTGCGCGCCGACCCGCGCAACAGCCGCGTGCTCGACGACGAGTACTCGCGCCAGCGCGGGGCGATCACCGCCGGCAGCGACATCATCGCCCTGTCCCGGCCGACCTCCGGGCGCTTCCGCTTCCTGCGCACCTATCCGGAGGGCTCCGCCGAGGCCTTCGCGCCGGTCACCGGCTACTACTCCATCAACTACCAGGCCAGCGGCATCGAGCTCGCCGAGGACCAGATCCTCAACGGCAACGACGACCGGCTGTGGGGCCAGCGGTTCATGGCGATGTTCGCCGGACGCGATCCCCGCGGCGGCAACGTCGTGACGACGATCGACGCGAACCTGCAGCGCGTCGCTTACAACGCGCTGCAGAACGGCCGGTGTACCGGCGAGTGCCGCGGTGCGGTCGTCGCGATCGAGCCGAGCACCGGCAAGATCCTGGCGCTGGCCAGCTCCCCGTCCTTCGATCCGAATAAGCTCGCCAGCCCCGATTCGCAGACCAGCTCGTCGGCCTGGACGAAGTGGAACAAGGCCGCCGCCGAGCCCATGCTCAACCGGCCCGTCGACCAGCTCTACCCGCCCGGGTCGACGTTCAAGGTCATCACGACGGCCGCTGCCCTGCGCGACGGCATCACCCCCGACATCCGGCTGACCGCCGCCGCGTCGATCAAGTTGCCCGGCACCGAGACGACGCTGACCAACTACGGCGACCGGCCGTGTCCCGGTGCCGTCGACGGGACCGTCTCGTTGACCCAGGCCTTCGCGCACTCCTGCAACACCGCCTTCGTCGACTTGGCGGTCAACAAGATGAAGCAGTCCGCACAGACCCTGCGCGAGACCGCCAAGCGATTCGGCTTCGACGAGGCGACGCCCGCCCTGCCGCTGCCGGTCCGCGCCAACTCGACCATCGGCGACCTCGACAACCCGGCCACCCTCGGCCAGTCCGCCATCGGGCAGTACAACGTGCGCACCTCGGCGCTGCAGAACGCGATCGTCGCGGCGACCGTCGCGAACGGCGGGGTCCGCATGCAGCCCTATATGGTGGATAAGCTACAAGCACCGGATCTCCGCACGTTGTCCACGACTTCGCCGTCGACGGTCAGCGAGCCGATCACCTCGGCGCAGGCGGCCACGCTGACCTCGCTGATGATCGATTCCGAACGTCAATCCGGCGGCGCGGTGACCATCGCGTCGAAGACCGGGACCGCGGAACATTCGGAGGGGGCGGCGGGCAACGAAGTGCCATATGCGTGGTACATCGCCTTCGGCCCGTCGACGAACGCGCGGATTGCCGTCGCGGTGGTCGTGGAGAACGGACAATTGGGGACTGACACCACGGGCGCCTCGGTAGCGGCGCCCATCGGACGAGAAGTGATCAACACGGCACTGGGAGGAGGTGCGGGACGATGA